The Deltaproteobacteria bacterium genome has a window encoding:
- a CDS encoding Fic family protein translates to MLKPKFTITNEITSALTSIERARGFLDAAKLSEDWVKKMRARALILEAHHTTHIEGTHLTLEQSERLLSGEKLTDVDKDDVRELLNYKKAFELVASYLGEGSPITEGLIREIHKRLVTGVRGNSATPGEYRKIQNYVANSKTKEIIYTPPPAHDVPHLMQELVSWLGLESQINPLLVAGIAQFQLVHVHPFIDGNGRSARLLSTLCLYRSGYDFKKLFTISEYYDRNRSAYYKAIQSVRQNDLDMTVWLEYFVQGLATQMQEVREKGEEIIKLDIFAQIHELSKRQKEIVEFMAEKLEFKIQDYLLAHPKMNRRTLQRDLKILLDKNLISSEGATNKLVYRLTKKL, encoded by the coding sequence ATGTTGAAACCTAAATTTACGATCACCAATGAAATCACTTCTGCTTTGACCAGCATTGAACGCGCCCGAGGTTTTTTGGACGCGGCCAAGCTTTCTGAAGATTGGGTCAAGAAAATGCGAGCCCGTGCCCTTATTCTTGAAGCGCACCACACCACCCATATTGAAGGGACCCATCTCACCCTGGAGCAATCGGAGCGCTTGCTCTCCGGAGAGAAGCTCACGGATGTTGATAAAGATGATGTTCGCGAGCTGTTAAATTACAAAAAAGCCTTTGAACTTGTGGCCAGCTATCTGGGCGAAGGTTCACCCATTACGGAAGGCCTGATTCGTGAAATCCACAAACGCCTTGTCACGGGTGTGCGTGGGAATTCAGCAACACCCGGAGAATATCGAAAAATTCAAAATTACGTTGCCAATTCCAAAACGAAGGAAATCATTTACACGCCACCCCCTGCCCATGACGTTCCGCACCTCATGCAAGAACTTGTTTCATGGTTGGGATTGGAATCTCAAATCAATCCGCTTTTGGTTGCGGGCATAGCGCAATTTCAACTGGTGCACGTTCATCCTTTCATTGATGGCAATGGAAGAAGCGCACGTTTGCTTTCAACACTGTGTTTGTATCGTTCCGGCTATGACTTCAAAAAACTTTTTACCATTAGTGAATATTATGACCGCAATCGTAGTGCTTATTACAAAGCGATTCAGAGTGTACGGCAAAATGATTTGGATATGACGGTTTGGCTTGAATACTTCGTTCAAGGGCTGGCCACACAAATGCAGGAGGTTCGTGAAAAAGGTGAAGAGATTATCAAACTGGATATTTTTGCCCAAATTCATGAGCTTTCCAAACGTCAGAAAGAGATCGTAGAATTCATGGCAGAAAAACTAGAATTTAAAATTCAGGATTATTTGTTGGCACATCCGAAGATGAATCGGCGAACCTTACAGCGGGATTTAAAAATCCTTCTTGATAAGAACCTCATCTCTTCAGAGGGAGCCACAAACAAGCTTGTTTATCGCCTAACCAAGAAGCTCTAA
- a CDS encoding DUF2283 domain-containing protein: MKITYDTKADAAYIRFMDEEVAAERTTTDIYTQ, from the coding sequence ATGAAAATTACTTACGATACAAAAGCAGATGCCGCTTATATCCGTTTTATGGATGAAGAGGTAGCTGCGGAAAGAACTACGACAGACATCTATACTCAATGA
- a CDS encoding SLBB domain-containing protein yields the protein MKINIMKIGSYCVVGCMVLNLLPVGAMAQRRVDTLNSSFGTIQTNGGEVEEELPSSSRSKEFLLNKKVGSLSPGSSSVSGSSELSTALGMLGQGMQVHILGEVGKPGVYRVPPSTRVTEAINMAGGFGEKGSERFVELRKVAEGRAYLLDLYEYKINGNVSQNPFLLENDTIYIPLKKKVIQVEGAINRTGEYEVKSEKNVYDVIKAVGGFTVGASRLDPVKIIRFDDLEQKHVWEVERTASELQSFEVKNGDVIVAPHFLTKQNTFDYNLNKLPNDNIFYPSFEDRVFMNGALHRPGSVNFNQHFTLSNYLAMAGGPRLDAKRYAVIVSHDGVKRKIRPKDYETTLVNPGDTILVPQKIFTEQYMIGLFTTIASIALTSVALFK from the coding sequence ATGAAAATAAACATAATGAAAATAGGTTCTTATTGCGTAGTGGGTTGTATGGTTTTGAATTTGCTCCCCGTGGGGGCCATGGCCCAGCGTCGTGTAGATACTTTAAACAGTAGTTTTGGAACTATTCAAACAAATGGTGGGGAAGTGGAAGAAGAGCTTCCTAGCTCCAGCCGGAGTAAAGAGTTTTTGCTCAACAAAAAAGTAGGCTCTCTTTCTCCAGGTTCTTCGTCTGTCAGCGGATCTTCCGAATTAAGCACGGCCTTGGGGATGCTTGGCCAAGGCATGCAGGTGCATATTTTGGGTGAAGTTGGTAAGCCTGGGGTTTATCGCGTACCGCCTTCTACTCGGGTGACGGAGGCTATTAATATGGCGGGGGGTTTTGGCGAAAAGGGGTCGGAGCGGTTTGTAGAGTTGCGAAAAGTTGCTGAAGGCAGGGCTTATTTGTTGGATCTTTACGAATATAAAATAAATGGCAATGTCAGCCAAAATCCCTTTTTGTTAGAAAATGATACGATTTACATTCCTCTTAAAAAGAAGGTTATTCAGGTAGAGGGGGCGATCAATCGCACGGGGGAATATGAAGTTAAGAGTGAAAAAAATGTGTATGACGTGATAAAGGCGGTGGGTGGGTTTACGGTGGGGGCGTCTCGGCTTGACCCGGTTAAGATTATTCGGTTTGATGATTTGGAGCAAAAGCATGTATGGGAGGTTGAAAGAACGGCCTCAGAATTGCAAAGTTTTGAGGTGAAAAATGGTGATGTGATTGTGGCGCCTCATTTTTTAACCAAACAAAACACCTTTGATTATAATTTAAATAAGTTGCCCAATGATAATATCTTTTACCCCTCCTTTGAAGATCGGGTTTTTATGAATGGCGCCTTACATCGGCCGGGGTCGGTGAATTTTAATCAGCATTTTACTTTGAGTAACTATTTAGCCATGGCAGGTGGGCCAAGGCTTGATGCCAAACGCTATGCAGTTATTGTTAGCCATGATGGGGTGAAGCGAAAGATTCGCCCTAAAGATTATGAAACCACGCTCGTTAATCCGGGGGATACCATCTTGGTGCCACAGAAAATATTTACTGAACAATATATGATTGGTTTGTTTACCACCATTGCTTCTATTGCACTTACGAGTGTGGCTTTATTTAAATAA